From the Nocardiopsis changdeensis genome, one window contains:
- a CDS encoding saccharopine dehydrogenase NADP-binding domain-containing protein, with protein MNSSTTHRSARGRVVVYGAYGHTGRFVVAELLRRGLEPVLSGRNADRLADLAPAHPGLEVRPAPDARALGRAVAGAAAVVNAAGPFLDTAGPVAAAAVAAGAHYLDVTAEQPAAAATLREHAASAAAAGVAVLPAMAFYGGLADLLATAAAGGDPVQEVTVAVGLDGWRPTEGTRVTGERNTAPRLLVEGGRLVRLEEVAPAGRDWDFPGPLGRQATVPLPFSEIVLLHRHLGADRITSYLNEGPLAELRDPATPGPEAADATGRSAQRFAVDVRVRVEGTERRATASGQDIYAVTAPLLAEAVVRLLDGRVRAVGALAPGEVFDAADFLSALAPDPLALTLPAAVPVP; from the coding sequence ATGAACTCCTCGACGACTCATCGGTCCGCGCGCGGCAGGGTAGTGGTGTACGGGGCCTACGGGCACACCGGCAGGTTCGTGGTGGCCGAACTGCTGCGGCGCGGGCTGGAGCCGGTGCTCTCCGGGCGCAACGCGGACCGCCTCGCGGACCTGGCCCCGGCCCACCCCGGCCTGGAGGTGCGCCCGGCCCCGGACGCGCGGGCGCTGGGCCGGGCGGTGGCGGGCGCCGCGGCGGTGGTCAACGCCGCCGGCCCCTTCCTGGACACCGCCGGGCCGGTGGCGGCGGCCGCCGTCGCGGCCGGGGCCCACTACCTGGACGTGACCGCCGAGCAGCCCGCCGCCGCGGCGACCCTGCGCGAGCACGCCGCGTCCGCCGCGGCGGCGGGGGTGGCGGTGCTGCCCGCGATGGCGTTCTACGGTGGGCTGGCCGACCTGCTGGCCACCGCCGCGGCCGGCGGCGACCCGGTGCAGGAGGTCACCGTGGCCGTGGGCCTGGACGGGTGGCGGCCCACCGAGGGCACGCGCGTCACCGGCGAGCGCAACACGGCCCCGCGCCTGCTCGTCGAGGGGGGCCGGCTCGTGCGGCTGGAGGAGGTCGCGCCCGCCGGCCGCGACTGGGACTTCCCCGGGCCGCTGGGGCGCCAGGCGACGGTCCCCCTGCCCTTCTCCGAGATCGTGCTGCTCCACCGCCACCTGGGCGCGGACCGGATCACCTCCTACCTCAACGAGGGGCCCCTGGCCGAGCTGCGCGACCCGGCCACGCCCGGCCCCGAGGCCGCCGACGCCACCGGCAGGTCGGCCCAGCGGTTCGCCGTCGACGTGCGGGTGCGGGTGGAGGGGACCGAGCGGCGGGCCACCGCCTCGGGGCAGGACATCTACGCGGTGACCGCGCCGCTGCTGGCCGAGGCGGTGGTGCGCCTGCTGGACGGGCGCGTCCGCGCCGTCGGGGCCCTGGCCCCGGGCGAGGTGTTCGACGCCGCGGACTTCCTGTCGGCGCTGGCCCCCGACCCCCTGGCCCTCACCCTGCCCGCAGCGGTCCCGGTCCCCTAG
- a CDS encoding GlxA family transcriptional regulator, whose product MHTVGIALHEHTMPYETAIAAEVFGVDRSDLSADGDWYRLSAHTADGAPAPLLPGVPARRWEDLAAVDTVVVPASHRPLEEPDPVFLAALRAAHAAGRRVVSLCTGAFVLAAAGLLDGLAATTHWMHAGELARRHPRVDVRADVLYTDGGRVLTAAGKTAALDLCLHVVRTDHGAAAANGLARRLVAPAHRPGGQAQFIAPPAVPRTRDGLGEALEWARARLDRPLTVADLARRAGLSPRQLARRMHAEAGASPLEWLHRQRVGLARELLEGTDASVEQIAARCGMGTAATLRRHFHRAVGVSPLAYRSAFRSLHPSR is encoded by the coding sequence ATGCACACGGTCGGGATCGCCCTGCACGAGCACACCATGCCCTACGAGACGGCGATCGCCGCCGAGGTCTTCGGGGTGGACCGCTCCGACCTGTCCGCCGACGGCGACTGGTACCGGCTGAGCGCGCACACCGCCGACGGCGCCCCCGCCCCCCTGCTGCCGGGGGTGCCCGCCCGCCGCTGGGAGGACCTGGCCGCGGTGGACACCGTGGTCGTGCCCGCCTCCCACCGGCCGCTGGAGGAGCCCGACCCGGTGTTCCTGGCGGCGCTGCGCGCCGCCCACGCCGCCGGGCGGCGGGTGGTCTCGCTGTGCACGGGGGCGTTCGTACTGGCCGCCGCGGGGCTGCTGGACGGCCTTGCGGCCACCACGCACTGGATGCACGCCGGTGAGCTGGCCCGCCGCCACCCGCGCGTGGACGTGCGCGCCGACGTCCTGTACACCGACGGCGGGCGGGTGCTGACCGCCGCGGGCAAGACGGCGGCGCTGGACCTGTGCCTGCACGTGGTGCGCACCGACCACGGGGCCGCCGCGGCCAACGGGCTGGCCCGGCGCCTGGTCGCACCGGCCCACCGGCCGGGCGGGCAGGCCCAGTTCATCGCCCCGCCCGCCGTGCCGCGCACCCGCGACGGGCTGGGCGAGGCCCTGGAGTGGGCCCGCGCCCGGCTGGACCGGCCGCTGACCGTGGCCGACCTGGCCCGCCGGGCGGGGCTGAGCCCGCGGCAGCTGGCCCGGCGCATGCACGCCGAGGCCGGGGCGTCCCCGCTGGAGTGGCTGCACCGCCAGCGCGTGGGCCTGGCCCGGGAGCTGCTGGAGGGCACCGACGCGAGCGTGGAGCAGATCGCCGCCCGCTGCGGCATGGGCACGGCCGCCACGCTGCGCCGCCACTTCCACCGCGCCGTCGGGGTGAGCCCCCTGGCCTACCGCTCGGCCTTCCGCTCCCTGCACCCCTCCCGCTGA